The genomic DNA TCATAAGGCTTGATAACTAGTATATCATCAGGAACAATGGCTTGTTCGTCAGCAAGTATTTCGACTTTAGTTTCTCTATCTGGAAAAATAATATCTTGGCTTGATTTTCCATTGGCGAGATCATCGAATGTTCTTGCAAGTGAGCTTTTCATAAAGCCATTAGGTGCATAAATAGAGTAAACACCTTTATTTTTATGTTCGATTTTTAAATTAAAATCATATTCCAATTTTCTAATGCCGTAACAATTTTCCAAACGAACACTTAGACTATCCATTACTTGCTCCAAATTAATATTTTATTTTATTGGTTCCTGAGCACGCCTTCTCTTTTTGCTTAATAACTTCTTCACTACTATTTTGCATTGCTTTCAGGATCATCAAATTACACTCTTTTTGCTTTAACTCTTGCGCAGTTTTATGTTCTGGCTCATTAATGTAAGCAATCATCGGTTTGTAGCTAAGAGAAGCATTACAGTACATGTTGGATTGCTTTCTGCCTTTCTGGTTTAAGTTATCCTTGCTCGAAAGCTGAGTGCACAGTTCCGTAAACATAGCTTTGGCCTGCTGAGTGCATTTCGATAATTTGAACGAATATTGCTCAAAATCGGCACAAACGCTTTTTAGTCGTATCTTCCATAGCTGGTGCTGAAAGCGAATTTCAGTGCCGTGATAGATTAGGCTTTTGGTGGTAACGGTAGTGTTCATCGAATCCAGATAGTGATCAGCTATGTTGTTGGTAGCTGCTTGAATGTATACAGCGAATAGCTGTGATAGTGGATCCATTACTCGTCCTTAAGTATATGTTGCATATATATTTATAGAGTCGATACTACTCTTTTAAATGAGCGATTAATAGCCAGTGAATATCAAAACATTCTTAGTGTTTCTCTATAAAGATGATCAATCTCAATTTGTTTGCAAATGGGATTGCTCACATCAACATCTAATCGCTGTTTGCCTCATATAATGTTTAGACAAATCTATTTCGTTCATCCTCGGAGGATTATCTTTATCTTCAGGCCGAAGGTTGATAGTGATCGAATTCGGAATACTCTCCGATTTTGTCACTAGGGTTGTACAGTTATTGACAGAACTCCAAGTTAACTGCGTTTGGTGCTTAGCTAATGTGATAGTCCATTCATGTACACGAGTGATGATCTCAACACCTAAAGCCACAATGCCTTTTAACTGCACGATAAGCTCGTCACCGTATCGATTAGCTTTATAGATACTAGGTTCAATATAATCTTGAGCTGAATTACGGGAATGCTTAGATAATACCTCGCTTCTATCAATATCTGTGCCCGCATTGATTTCCGCATTAGCATCTTGGGATTTTTCTGGATTTCCAGAAATCACATTAGTGTTCAAACCCTGATGAAACGTAGCATTTCCGGCATTTGTAACAGTTACATCTAACGGGTTTAAAACAGATTGAACGTCTGCATCCTTAGTCTTTTCATAGGCATTGCGGCAATTATCATCAGAGATTTGGTGTGAACGCTTTTGTTTTTTATGTTCGTACAGCGGTCTAATTAGCTGATCTTCTCGCTTACAAAAAACGCCCCCCATTAGCTCAGTGTAACGACCCCAATCGGAGTCATCTGCTGCTTGCCTAATATCTTCCACCCATTCAAGACTTTCATCAGTTATTTTACTTAACCGTCTTAATTCACGCCAAGGCGTTACACCTACCCCACCAATTTGTTGAAACTGGCGAATGCCCCAACAAGAAGCCCATACTCGAATACGTGTGGCTGCGGTGACAGACTCAGTACCATAAAGGTCATGTTCAATCCCCTCGCCGTCTATCCCTTTAGCGACATATTTAGCAATATATCCCGTTGCAGAGCCTTTCTTCGGATCAATATATTCAACCTTAAAACGACGCTCTTTTGCACCTTGCTCATCACCATCTTCTTGTAAGCAATATTCTTGAAATGTTTTCACTAATGCTTCTTGCTGCTCGGTCTGAACAAATAACAACAAATGCCAATGCGGTGTGCCGTCATGGTGTGGTTCGGCCACTCTAAAACCAAACGGAGTAATTTTGTCACGGTTAAGTGATGCTCTAATACGCTGAAAAGTTCGGTTTAGGTAATCTTGACCATCTAAAGGTGTTTCGCCTTGCCACTTAGGGTTTTCGGCACCAGATTTAGCAAAGCAACGGTGATATTTAGACGGTGTGGTCATTGTCAGAAATACAGCAGCGTAGCCCATTTTTGTCGAGTAATCTTCAAAACCACGAATACGAACCATCAATTCAGCTTTACGGATTTTGGGATTAGACACATTAAGGTCTGATAATTCGGCAAGGCTAACACTGAAATCAAGCTCATTCGTCGCTAAGGTATTTTCCAGTAATTCACGATTACTTTGCCATTGAGACTTATAATTTTCGACGGTTATGTTACTGGCATAAATACCACGATGACGACTCACTTGGTTTAACAGCCGTGAAATAGTTTCGATTTGCCTATTGTGAAGTCGTCTTAGTTTTGGTTTCCACCATGACTCATCACAAGCACGTTTGATCACACCCATGACTTTTGAATACTCTTCATTGGTCAGGCAATCATGCTCAAGGTTATTTAACGCGGTATCCGTTAACGGGTGCGGCTTTATTTGATAGCAAGTAACATAACGCAATATTGCAGAGTAAGTTTTGAACAAACTTTGTGAATTAACCCGTGATGCTATTTTTGCACATTGCCGAGCATGGTGTTTAGACATTGCCTTAAAATCACGATCATCAACACTAACACAACTCATTCGGTTACTGCTGTGGCCTAATACTTTGCTAATTGCAGTAGTTGTCCTCAATAGGTACAAATTTGCTTCTATGTGATTAGAAAAACGTTCGTAACGATGCATAAGTGCATTTTTATGAATTTGTGGTAAGCCATATAATCGCCTAACAATAAAATGTGCATTATCCAGCTCTACTCTAGTCATTAGATTGACCTCTACGCAGCTTTAACCACTCAACCCCACGTTGACTTATAGAGCAACATTGCCATTTTAGGCCAGCAATATAACGGGTTCTTTCAATTAAAAAGCCATTAGCCTTTAACTTAAACAATGTTCGTTTTTGAAAATGTCCTGTATATGAGTCATAACCGACCATCTTTCCTAGGTCGGGACAAATCTCAATACAGATTTCAATATGGTTATCTTGCGTTAACCACTCAATGAATATGACTTGTTCATCAGTAAAGGCGGCCATTATTTGCCACCTTCGTTTATAGTTGAAGTTTGCGTTACGTTAACGAGTTCAGGGGTCGTTAACGGGTACATGGCAGTATTTTCCTCATCGGTACTTGTTAACGGGTCGTCATCGTTAAAAACCTTGAACATACTGTTGGTTGCTTCAATCGTTGCACAGAGATAAGAAAGCTGTGCAACTATGATGAGGCTTGCAATACTGAAGCTAAAAAAATTACAGAGTATGCTCATAAATCCTCCCGTTAACGAAATTTTCAATATCGCTTTGACGGTACATCACACGACGACCAACTTTGATAAAGCTGAGAGGATAGCGGCCAGTACAGCGCCAGACGGATAAGGTTCCTATGGTGACTCCTAAAAAGTCAGAAACCTGAGAGGGGGTAAGTAGTGAATTCATGTTAACTCCGATTAGTTTGTGTTTGTCGGAGTGAACAATATGATCAGAAGGTTGGTGTGTATTCACGTTACAGGGTGTAAAAGTACCTCCACAGAGTGTGGAGGTGTAATTAAGTAGGTTTTATGAGGCTTTTAAATCATTTAAGTTGAAATGTGGATTAGAAAGATGAGTAAATTATCGGTTTTAGTTAGACACGGCTAATCGTGCCGTTTTCTCATATTTTCTAATCCACGTTTCGATGGTTCTTGGTGCTTGATAATCACTTGTAAAACGGTATCCGATAGATTCGCCGTACTCAGCAATACGAGAAACGGTTATTTGCGAGGCTTGATGTGGGTTTTTGAAGTCACCTTCAAGGTACAGCTTAATTGCGAAGGCTTTAACTTTGTCTGACTTTTCAAATCGCTTGTTTCTACCTGACTTACCAGCTGTTGAAGAGGCTTCAATATGGCCTATAGCTTTCAGAACTTTTTCCCTCATAGAAACCATTTCAGATTCTTGATGTGTTATCAGTTCTTTAATTAGATTATCTGCAAAAATATTGGCTTGGTCAGGTAAACCAGCTAGTTGACAAGCTAGAATACTTTTGAAAATACCAAAAAGATTTTCAGTTAACTCAGTTGGCAGTTTACCTAAGAGTTTTGATTTAATGGCTATAAAATTTGGAGTAATTAATTCATTAGCATTAGGGATAAAAATGTTAGCAATTTCTTTTAGTGAATTAGCATTAGTCACCATTTTTGCTTTTTCTGGTTGATTAACACCTCCCAATAAATTAAGAAAAAACTTAATTAAACTACTCCATAAATTACACCCAACTTTTTGGATAACATCTAAAACAGTTAACCCATTAGGGTCTTTAGCAAATGCCTTAATTATTTCATCTTCTGTTGCGTTTTTGGGTGCTATAGAGTCGTATGCCTTGACAGCATTTATAAAATCCATAAGAGAAGTGACTATTGTTTCAAGCTCTATAGGTAAACTGTCTTGTTCAAGATCTGCTGCAAAGTCGTTAGACGAAGAGCTTGTCAGCATCTCGACTAAAGAGTGTCTGTCTATTGGTAGGGGAAAAGATGGATTTTCTTGGCTCATTACAGACGACTTCTATTTAATCTATAAATAGGGAAATCTATTATAAATAGAGCGAAAAGTCTACAACTGAGGTTAACTGAGTGAAATGGACATTATTCGAAATGGTTATAACAAAAAGTGCTAAAAAAGCACATTCCTGTGGTGGCACAGGGGCGGCACAGGATTTGAGAAAATCTGTAACCTATTGAATTTAAAACACAAATAGCTCTACTTGGTCTCCCCACAGGGACTCGAACCCCGATCGGCCGCTTAGGAGGCGGCTGCTCTATCCTGTTGAGCTATAGAGAGACTCAGTGATTATACTGAGTTTAGAGTCGAATTAAACCTTTTAAATTTAATTGCTTGATTAATAACCAACTAATTCTTAACCATCCCTTTTGTTCTGGTCTATTTATTCAGCATCTATTTGTTAACGAGCTATTTATTAACGAGCTATGTCTTAACTCTCTATTTATTAAAAGTCTCTTTGTTAAAAGTCACTTCTCTTAGACTTTAATGCTTATTGGCCTAATTCTTAATGGCAATGTCATTCAGTTGAATGTTATCTGCACTGTCTATGCCCTCAAGCATTGCCGTTGAACTGTCTTCGGTGACTTGTTCGATGACCACAGTGGCACGACTTTTAGTGGCGATGGCGCGCATAGAATTAAATCTATCTGGGATATTTTTTTGCAGTACGATTTGGAATTTATCACCCATTTTAACGCCGTTTTTTCGTCCTAAATTAATGATAATGCGGTCCCCTTGCCTGGCGACAATTTGGCCTAATAATGGCCGACAGTTTAATTGTTTATCCAGTGATATCACGCTTTGTTGAAAAATATCACTGATAGCCTGACCATAAGATGAACGCCAAAAACGTTGGTTAGCAGGTGATACTGTTTCTTGTCTTTCAAATTCCCAAGGCGCTGATGTTGCGAAAGACTCTGTCCATACCTTTTCACCACTGATGCCATGGTAAAGGGTTAATTTAAAGATAAATTGCCTTAGCGGATCATCATCGATCAACCCCATATAACTGCTTTGCACGGGCTCGGTGGAGATATCAATAATTTCGGGTTGCAGCACATATTGGCTGTCGGTGATTTCACCTAACCAACTGGGTATGCGATAACCTTTAAAGTTAACCAACTGATTGGTGTTATCAATTTTTTCATCGGCATGTAATCGTACAAAACTGTATCGCGATTGCGCGTTGATAACCTTGCCTAATTGTTCGGTGATCCGTTGCTCAAAGTGTGCTAATTGGCCATAACGTAGCTGTTCGCGCTCTTGCAAATAGGATTGCGGCAACATAATGGCGGCTTTGAGGGATTGGCTTTTACATTGTCCATCGAATGCTTGTTCACTGAGATCAAGCTGTAAAACCACTGTAATCATGTGTTCACTGATCATTTCACTCATTAATTCAACGTTATTAGCCGATCCCATGCGCTGAATTTGAAAGCTATCTTGAGTGAGTCGCCCTTGATTGACTTGTTGTTCGCTGGAAAAGTTAACCCCGGCTTTTAAACTGGCATAGTTTAATGCCTGACTGATGGCCTCTTCGCGGGCTTTATCAATATCGCCATTAACAATTTTAGCCTTGCCAGTAACTTCCATTTGCTCTGCCAATACCGACGGAGAAACACACAAGGCACTCAGCCATAGCATGGCTATTGCAGCAAGATGACTGAAGCTTTTAATTCGGTTAACAGGGCGGTGTCGGATCAACATACTTTGTCCTAATGTCAAAAAATCGTCAATTTTGCACAATTGTGTAAATTAAGCTTACTCTATGTTTATTTAAAGCAAGAATTATGCCGACTACCTATATTGGTGGGTATTCTCTATGTTGTTCAATTACAGTAAAGCTTTTAGCGCATTTGCCGATATAAGGGTACAAATAATAAAGAGTAAACAATTGACCTTAGTTATCGATGACAAAGGCGATTAAATGACTCATTTATATTAAGACTTGCAGCATGATTTGTTAGAGGAATTATTATGATTAACAGGCTTTTTATCCCCACTGTCATGCTGGCGTCGTTATCGTTAGCGGCATGTACCCAAACGCCTAATGCTGCCAGTAACCTTGCCTTTAGTAACAATGGTAACTATATCAAAGTGGCTGATGAAGATGAGGTTTATCGGGATAAGCTCACTTATGATATTCAAGCCGCAGGATTATCACCTAAAGGCCAGGTGAATGTATGGGCAGAAAAACTGGTCAACGAATTAGTGTTACAAAATGACGTATTACGCCCTGATCAACCACTGTTAATTACCACGCCGGTAATGACCAGCGATTTAAATGTAACCAATGAGTTAGCATTACAGTTACAGCAAGGATTACTCACAGCGTTTCACGCTCATGAATTTAATTTAGTCGATTTAAACGTGGCGACTAATTTACGCGCAACCGAACAAGGCGAGTTTATGCTGAGCCGAAATTGGGAGCTATTGCGAACAGATTTGCCCGTGTCACACGTATTAGTGTCAACCATGACCCTAACACCTGAAGGGATTGTATTTAACGCCCGAGTGGTAAATATAACCAATAATAGGGTCCTTTCTGCGGTGCAGTCATTTGTGACGGCATCGAGCTTGTCAGGTTATTTGCAGCCTTCTGAAATAATCGAGTCGCGCGATGGTTTGCTGTATCGCCACCAAAAACGAGGCGACAGTCGTTACACCGTATTAGGAGATAAGCAATGAAATCTATGATGTTAGTTATGTTATTGCTGCTAACGGGCTGTATGAGCCATGGTAAAAATGTTCAGTTGGAAAACCCCGCGCCGGCTGCGTTTCCAACCTTAACCGCTATTGGGTATGCACCACTGGCAACGCAGCCCAGCAAGGAGCCATCACACCGTATTTTAATGGCGATGCAGGCATCAAAAATTGCCGCCTACCGTGAGTTAGCGGAACAAGTTTATGGCCAACAAATATCTGCTAGCAGTAACGTTAGTGAGTGGTTATTAACTGATGACAAGGTTAAGTCCAGTGTTAGCGGCATTATCCGCGGCGCAAAGGTGGTAAAGACCTACCCTGCAGGTGAATTTTATGTCACTGAACTCGAACTGGATTTTAAACAAGTATGGCAATTGTACGCGCAACAAAATCGCCCTACACGCTTGAAAAATGTGACTTACTTTTAAGGTTCAGCTTCAAGCTTAAGATCCAAGATTTAGACTTCGGACTTTAGCGTTAAGCGTTATTAGTTATGATAGGTAACTAGTGATTGTTGATTGACAGACATTAAGCCAAAATCGTCTACGAAATAGTAATAAAAATGCCGCTGATATTCGATATCAGCGGCATTTTTTGTTTTTATGTTTGAGCCGACTTTGCGAGGTTTTTAACACCACAATGAAGATTTAATCTGTCTTTTAGCGAGTGTGGTTGGAATTAAAATTTAACCCCGAACACTAAGCCGAATGCCGCTTGATTCTCTATATCGTCAGTAAGATCAGGATTGCTTAATTCCATTTCACCACCAAAATAATAACCAGCATAAACATTAAGGCTGACATTGTTGGTAGCTTGCCATCCGGTGCGCAAAAATCCGACCCACTCAGTCACTTCGATAGTTTGATCATCATCGGCAATTAAAAAACGCTCGGTGCGACGTGAACTGCCAACACCAAAACTTAAGTCACGATTGTATTGATAACTTAACTCCAAACCTGCTGGGCCACTAAAACCGGCTTGGAACGGGTTAGCGAGTACCCACTTATCGCTTATCTGCCAGCGAACCGCTAAATAAGGAATGGTACGCACTTCTGAAATATCATTTAAATACGCAACCCCAAGGCCGAGCATATTGCCGGAGTCGAAACGATACATTCCCGATGCGACCACACCGTAACTTTGCGCATTTGACGCTGAGGCGGTGTCGGCATAAGCATATTGCAGTTTAGGCGCGACTAAAAACATCCAATGATTATCAGGACGATAAGATAATGATAAACCGCCACTGTACTGATTTATGCTCGACCAAGGTTGAGCACTGCTGCGTAGCTGGGTATTTTGGTTTATGCGCCAATCATAATCGAGGTTATCGTAGCCAAGGTTGGCACCGATAGACCACTGACGATTGAGTGGCATGCTTGCTGAAAAGCTGGTTTTCCATGCATCTCGCTGTAATTCATTTGGGTTGGTATTATCGGCCCCAACATTAGCGGTGGCGGTTGATGTACGAGCCACTGTGAATGAAAACGGTGAACGATCTGGTGCGGCAATCGCTTGCTGGCTTAACAGCAGGCCAGATGCACACATTATTGATAATAATGATAATTTTAGTGATTTAAACCCGATTACCTTAACATCATCTAGCTTAGCGTTATAACGTGTCATATCAATCTGCTTCCCTTCAAATAATAAGATAAACTCAATATTACTTTGGCTTAGTTGCTGTACTAATACTGTGATCTGGCCAATTAAGTTCAATTTTAAGTTGAGTTTATTTTAAGCCGACTTTATGAGCCCGTAAAAACATGTCGGCTGTGTCGTGTAAGTACTGCTGTCTGGTGAGCAGTAGGTCGCCTATTTCTAGGCCTAACTCCAAGCGTAATTTTAGTTCGCCAAATAACATCAAACACAATCTTACCGCGCTTTCATGAGGATTTTCAAACAGATATACCCCATGCTCATTGACTTTTATTAAATAGTTTCTGATCAAGCCTAATATATGCTTTGGGCCCGCGTCATAAAATAGTTTAGACACTTCAGGATGCGTATCGGATTGAGCTACGCAGGTTTTAAATACAGTCATGGCTTCATTGCTGACAATCATCTCACCAAATTGCAGAGCAAACAGCAAAATAACTCGTTGAGGTTGGCTTGCATCAATTAAAGCATTGTTAGTGAGTTGATGCACAACACATTTAGACTCAATCGCGGAAACGAATAAATCATCTTTGCAACCAAAGTGAGAATACACGGTTTGCTTTGACACTCCGGCATGCTTTGCCACTTCATCCATGCTGGTATGAGGAAAACCCTGATGACAAAAAAGTGTAATGGCAGACTCGAGTATCTGAGCCCGCTTTTGCTCACTGCAGCTCAAATGAATCTGTCCGTCGTTATTAAGCGATATAAGATCTTTTGTCATGATTTTTCCGTAAGTTAGCCATTAAGCCATATCGTGTGTCTGCGTACTGCTCACTATTTAGTGTCATAGTAACCAAAAATAGACTGGACAGTCTAGTTTTATAAAATTAGACTACCGAATCTAGTTAACATTTAAATTACATCTTGCGGTTGTTGTTAATGCATTCACTTATTGATATTAACCTCTGCTCAGAAGACAAATCAACATTGACACAATCTGTTGCTTTTCAAGGAATAAACTTATGTACGCGTCAAAGACATTCACCCCATTTATTCGATACTGGGCGCTAGGTTTAAGCTTAATAGTGTTAAGCGGTTGTGGCTCTGAGGTAAAAGAACATTCGCAAACAATTGAGTATCAAACGGTATTGTCACAGACCTTAGTGCTAAATGACCATTATCAGTACATGCAAACCTATACTGGTACCATTCGCTCGGCAAATACCACCGGGATTGGTTTTGAGCTGGCGGGTAAGCTCAATAATATCCTGGTCGACAGCGGCGATACGGTGACAAAAGGCCAAACATTAGCGCAGCTTGATACCGATTTATTAACTGCAGAAAAACAACAGCTACAAGCCAGTTTATTACAAACCCAAGCGGATATAGATTTAGCCAAAAATACCTTAGTACGCACTCAAAAGTTGAAGCTACAAAACTATGTTTCTGAGCAGCAACTCGATGAAACCCAGCAACAAGTTATTAGCTTACAAGCCAACCAGAAACGTATAGAAGCAAGCTTAAGAGCCACTACGTTGAAACTTGAAAAATCAACATTACTTGCCCCGTTCAGTGGAAAAATCAGTCAACGTTTTCATAATGTCGGCGAAGTTATTGCATTAGGCAGTCCGGTTTTTACCTTAATCGGTAACAGTCAGCCGTTAGCTTATATTGGTGTGCCGATTGATATTGCTCAGCAATTAACCACCCAACAAATGGTGGATGTCCGTGTAGGCAAACAAACCTTTAGCGCTGAAATTGCGGGGATCAGTGCCGAAGTCAATACCATTAGCCGCACGGTTCAATTACGGATCCTTTTGCTTGATTCAGCCAGAGTGATCAATGGCGAAATAGCCTATCTCGCTTATCAACAAGATGTGCAACAACCCGGTTACTGGGTGCCCATGTCGGCATTAACTGATGGCGTGCGCGGCTTATGGAACGTATTTTTATTAGCCAAAGCAGAGCAAGATTACTATCTAATTGAACGCCGGGATGTAGATATTATCTATACCAATGAACAACAAGCGTATATTCAGGGCGCCATTCAAGCAACAGATATGATTGTGTCGCAAGGATTGCATAAATTGGTGGTAAGCCAAAAAGTCACCCTTGCTCAAACTGAGCACGAGGGGGCGTTATGATTAAAGCATTTTTAGAAAATGGCCGCCTAACAAGCTTATTTATTGCGTTATTAATTGTGGCTGGGTTAGGTGCTATTTCAAGCTTGCCACGCACCGAAGATCCGCATATAACCAATCGATTTTCATCGGTTATCACTCAGTACCCAGGGGCATCCGCTGAGCGCGTTGAGGCACTCGTCACCGAAGTCATCGAAAATCAATTACGCCGTTTAGAAGATTTAAAGCTCGTCCAGTCGACTTCTCGCCCAGGGATTTCGGTGATTCAATTAGAATTAAAAGACACTGTCACCGAGACCGATCCGGTGTGGTCTCGAGCACGCGATCTTATCGCCGACAGTAAATTCTTGCTGCCTGTAGAAGCACAAAATAGTGTGCTAGATGATCAACTCGGTTATGCCAACACTGCTATTTTAGGGCTTGTTTGGGCAGATAGCAGCCCGGTAAGAGCCGATATTTTGAATCGTTACGCCAAAGAATTACAAAGCCGGTTAAGGCTGCTCAGCGGCACTGACTTTGTCAAACTGTATGGTGCACCTGAAGAAGAAATTTTAGTTGAGTTAGATGGCAATAAAATCAATCAATTGCATCTTACTCCTGCCGCAATTGCGGCAATTTTAAATAATGCCGATAGCAAAATTTCAGCCGGTGAAATCAACAATAGTCAATTTAGAGCTTTAGTTGAGGTTTCTGGCGAATTAGACTCACAAAACCGTATCCGCCAAGTGCCATTAAAAGTAGACGATTACGGTCAAATTATTCGCTTAGGTGATGTGGCCAACATTACTCGCCAAGCTAAAACCCCCGCGTCGAGTATCGCGTTAATCGACAGCCGACAAGGCGTATTAGTGTCTGCGCGCATGTTGAATAATAATCGAGTCGATGTGTGGCAACAGCACGTGAGCAAGACCATAGATGCGTTTTCAACTAACTTGCCGGCTAATATTAAGGTGCAATGGTTATTTGACCAACAAAGCTATACCAGTGACCGATTAGGCGGCTTGGTGATTAACCTGTTACAGGGGTTTGTGATTATTTTAGCAGTATTGATGCTCACATTAGGACTTCGCAATGCGATGATTGTGGCTATATCACTGCCACTAACGGCACTCTTTACCCTCACCTGTATGAAATATACCGGACTGCCTATTCACCAAATGTCGGTGACCGGTTTGGTGGTTGCGCTGGGCATTATGGTCGATAATGCGATTGTGATTGTTGATGCGATAGCCCAACGTCGTCAACAAGGTATGAGTAAACTTGAAGCTGTGTCTAAAACGCTACACCATTTATGGTTACCCTTGGCGGGTTCGACCATTACCACCATGCTAGCCTTTGCACCTATTGTATTAATGCCAGGGGCTGCGGGTGAGTTTGTGGGTGGTATTGCGATCTCAGTGATGTTTGCGTTGCTGGGTTCATACATTATTTCTCATACCATTATTGCAGGACTTGCGGGTCGATTCAGTCGCAGTGAAAAACCAACGGCTTGGTATCAGCAAGGCATGGCGTTTCCGCGGATAAGCCGTGCGTATATCGCCAGTTTACAGTTTGCGTTAACTCGGCCAATACTGACCGCCATCGTTATTGGTATATTGCCTATGGCAGGCTTTTTTGCCGCAGGGAAAATGACTGAACAATTTTTCCCACCCTCTGATCGCGATATGTTTCAAATAGAAGTCTATTTGGCGCCTCATGTCAGTATCGAGAACACCCTCGAACAGGTCAAACAGATTGATCATAAACTGCAACAAATTGAAGAAATTATAGAGGCCACTTGGGTTGTTGGCGGCAATACACCCTCTTTTTATTACAACTTAACTCAGCGGCAACAAGGGGCAACCAATTACGCCCAAGCAATGATTAAAGTGACCGATTTTGCCGCGGCAAATCGATTGATTTTACAATTGCAAAAAGAGTTAGATGCGCAATTTCCACAAGCACAAATATTAGTCCTTAAACTTGAACAAGGCCCGCCCTTTAACGCCCCTGTTGAACTGCGTATTTACGGCCCTAATCTTGATACCCTGAAAATATTGGGTGAAG from Shewanella psychromarinicola includes the following:
- a CDS encoding efflux RND transporter periplasmic adaptor subunit, whose amino-acid sequence is MYASKTFTPFIRYWALGLSLIVLSGCGSEVKEHSQTIEYQTVLSQTLVLNDHYQYMQTYTGTIRSANTTGIGFELAGKLNNILVDSGDTVTKGQTLAQLDTDLLTAEKQQLQASLLQTQADIDLAKNTLVRTQKLKLQNYVSEQQLDETQQQVISLQANQKRIEASLRATTLKLEKSTLLAPFSGKISQRFHNVGEVIALGSPVFTLIGNSQPLAYIGVPIDIAQQLTTQQMVDVRVGKQTFSAEIAGISAEVNTISRTVQLRILLLDSARVINGEIAYLAYQQDVQQPGYWVPMSALTDGVRGLWNVFLLAKAEQDYYLIERRDVDIIYTNEQQAYIQGAIQATDMIVSQGLHKLVVSQKVTLAQTEHEGAL
- a CDS encoding efflux RND transporter permease subunit, which codes for MIKAFLENGRLTSLFIALLIVAGLGAISSLPRTEDPHITNRFSSVITQYPGASAERVEALVTEVIENQLRRLEDLKLVQSTSRPGISVIQLELKDTVTETDPVWSRARDLIADSKFLLPVEAQNSVLDDQLGYANTAILGLVWADSSPVRADILNRYAKELQSRLRLLSGTDFVKLYGAPEEEILVELDGNKINQLHLTPAAIAAILNNADSKISAGEINNSQFRALVEVSGELDSQNRIRQVPLKVDDYGQIIRLGDVANITRQAKTPASSIALIDSRQGVLVSARMLNNNRVDVWQQHVSKTIDAFSTNLPANIKVQWLFDQQSYTSDRLGGLVINLLQGFVIILAVLMLTLGLRNAMIVAISLPLTALFTLTCMKYTGLPIHQMSVTGLVVALGIMVDNAIVIVDAIAQRRQQGMSKLEAVSKTLHHLWLPLAGSTITTMLAFAPIVLMPGAAGEFVGGIAISVMFALLGSYIISHTIIAGLAGRFSRSEKPTAWYQQGMAFPRISRAYIASLQFALTRPILTAIVIGILPMAGFFAAGKMTEQFFPPSDRDMFQIEVYLAPHVSIENTLEQVKQIDHKLQQIEEIIEATWVVGGNTPSFYYNLTQRQQGATNYAQAMIKVTDFAAANRLILQLQKELDAQFPQAQILVLKLEQGPPFNAPVELRIYGPNLDTLKILGEEVRGIFAATPDVIHTRATLSSGAPKVWLQVNEDASLMSGLSLTDIANQIQMATTGIIGGSILEQTESLPIRVRLGDNSREQATRLAEINLVSPSGSGIPLSALSYNEINVSRGAIPRRNGERVNTIEAYITSGVLPAQVLTDVKDAIDKLTIPTGYHIEIGGESAKRNEAVGNLLSNIVVVVTLLLTTVVLSFNSFRLTAIILLSAFQSAGLGLLSVYIFGYPFGFTVIIGLLGVMGLAINAAIVILAELEDVPQARNGHIPLIISTVSTCGRHIGSTTITTIGGFLPLIIAGGGFWPPFAIAIAGGTLLATMLSLIWVPVMYTLLMKPKKQYIFQDQNRVTE